One part of the Sphingobium yanoikuyae genome encodes these proteins:
- the uvrA gene encoding excinuclease ABC subunit UvrA produces the protein MLTHISVRGAREHNLKGVDVDLPRDSLIVITGLSGSGKSSLAFDTIYAEGQRRYVESLSAYARQFLEMMQKPDVEHIEGLSPAISIEQKTTSRNPRSTVATVTEIYDYMRLLWARVGIPYSPATGEPISAQTVSQMVDRVMLLPEGTRFYLLAPVVRGRKGTYAKELAEWQKAGYTRVRIDGELYLIEDAPALDKKYKHDIEVVVDRLAVNADMATRLADSFEQALKLADGLAFVDLAEGVVPGREDEAQSAGKMKNAGIPANRIVFSEKFACPVSGFTIPEIEPRLFSFNAPMGACPACDGLGERQEFDPELVVPNEALSLKKGAVVPWAKSNPPSPYYMQVLGSLAKEFGFSLDTAWAELPGEVKLIILHGTGGKPVTLRFVDGKKSYEVKKPFEGVIGNLNRRLLQTESAWMREELSKYQTAMPCETCHGARLKPEALAVKIAGEDISVSTRRSVVDALAFFTAMPDALNEQQNQIARAILKEIVERLGFLNNVGLDYLNLDRTSGTLSGGESQRIRLASQIGSGLSGVLYVLDEPSIGLHQRDNDRLLVTLKRLRDLGNSVIVVEHDEDAIRAADYIVDMGPGAGVHGGTIVAQGTLPELLAHKDSLTADYLNGTRRIEVPAKRRKGSGKKLTVHNARANNLTGVTASIPLGTFTCITGVSGSGKSSFTIDTLYAASARTLNGARIVAGPHDKITGLEHCDKVIDIDQSPIGRTPRSNPATYTGAFTNIRDWFAGLPEAQARGYKPGRFSFNVKGGRCEACQGDGVLKIEMHFLPDVYVTCDVCHGARYNRETLEVKFKGMSIADVLDMTVEDAVEFFKAVPPIRDKMAMLAEVGLGYIKVGQQATTLSGGEAQRVKLAKELSRRATGNTLYILDEPTTGLHFEDVRKLLEVLHALVEQGNSVVVIEHNLDVIKTADYIIDMGPEGGVKGGEVVAQGTPEQVVKEKRSFTGQYLAPLLAQPKTEAAE, from the coding sequence ATGCTGACCCACATCAGCGTCCGCGGCGCGCGCGAGCATAACCTCAAGGGCGTGGACGTCGATCTGCCCCGCGACAGCCTGATCGTCATCACCGGCCTCTCCGGCTCGGGCAAGTCCAGCCTCGCCTTCGACACCATCTATGCCGAGGGGCAGCGCCGCTATGTGGAGTCGCTCTCCGCCTATGCGCGCCAGTTCCTGGAGATGATGCAGAAGCCCGATGTCGAGCATATCGAGGGCCTCTCCCCCGCCATCTCGATCGAGCAGAAGACCACCAGCCGCAACCCGCGCTCCACGGTCGCGACCGTCACCGAGATTTACGACTATATGCGCCTGCTCTGGGCGCGCGTCGGCATCCCCTATTCGCCCGCCACCGGCGAGCCGATCAGCGCCCAGACCGTCAGCCAGATGGTCGACCGGGTGATGCTCCTGCCCGAAGGCACCCGTTTCTACCTGCTCGCCCCCGTGGTGCGCGGCCGCAAGGGCACATACGCCAAGGAACTGGCCGAATGGCAGAAGGCGGGCTACACCCGCGTCCGCATCGACGGCGAGCTTTACCTGATCGAGGATGCCCCCGCCCTCGACAAGAAATACAAGCATGACATCGAGGTCGTGGTCGATCGCCTGGCGGTCAATGCCGACATGGCCACCCGCCTCGCCGACAGTTTCGAACAGGCGCTCAAACTCGCCGACGGCCTCGCCTTCGTCGACCTGGCCGAGGGCGTCGTACCCGGCCGCGAGGACGAAGCCCAGTCCGCGGGCAAGATGAAGAATGCCGGCATCCCCGCCAACCGCATCGTCTTTTCCGAGAAATTCGCCTGCCCGGTCAGCGGCTTCACCATTCCCGAGATCGAGCCGCGCCTCTTCTCCTTCAACGCCCCGATGGGCGCCTGCCCGGCCTGCGACGGCCTGGGCGAGCGGCAGGAGTTCGACCCCGAACTGGTCGTCCCCAACGAAGCCCTTTCGCTCAAGAAGGGCGCCGTCGTCCCCTGGGCCAAGTCCAACCCGCCCAGCCCCTATTATATGCAGGTCTTGGGCTCCCTCGCCAAGGAATTCGGCTTCTCCCTCGACACCGCCTGGGCCGAGCTGCCGGGCGAAGTGAAGCTCATCATCCTCCACGGCACCGGCGGCAAGCCCGTCACCCTGCGCTTCGTCGACGGCAAGAAGAGCTACGAGGTCAAGAAGCCGTTCGAGGGCGTGATCGGCAATCTCAACCGCCGCCTGCTCCAGACCGAAAGCGCCTGGATGCGCGAGGAACTGAGCAAATATCAGACCGCCATGCCCTGCGAGACCTGCCACGGCGCGCGCTTGAAGCCCGAGGCGCTCGCGGTCAAGATCGCCGGCGAGGACATTTCCGTCTCCACCCGCCGCTCGGTGGTGGACGCGCTCGCCTTCTTCACCGCGATGCCCGACGCGCTCAATGAGCAGCAGAACCAGATCGCCCGCGCCATCCTCAAGGAAATTGTCGAGCGCCTCGGCTTCCTCAACAATGTCGGCCTCGACTATCTGAACCTCGATCGCACATCAGGCACCCTGTCGGGCGGCGAAAGCCAGCGCATCCGCCTCGCCAGCCAGATCGGCTCGGGCCTCTCGGGCGTCCTCTACGTCCTCGACGAACCCTCGATCGGCCTGCACCAGCGCGACAATGACCGGCTGCTCGTCACCCTGAAACGTCTCAGAGACCTCGGCAACAGCGTCATCGTCGTCGAGCATGACGAGGATGCGATCCGCGCCGCCGACTATATTGTCGACATGGGGCCGGGCGCCGGCGTCCATGGCGGCACCATCGTCGCCCAGGGCACCCTGCCCGAACTGCTGGCGCACAAGGACAGCCTGACCGCGGATTATCTGAACGGCACCCGCCGCATCGAAGTCCCCGCCAAGCGCCGCAAGGGCTCGGGCAAGAAGCTCACCGTCCACAATGCCCGCGCCAACAACCTCACCGGCGTCACCGCGTCGATCCCGCTCGGCACCTTCACCTGCATCACCGGCGTGTCGGGATCGGGCAAGTCCAGCTTCACCATCGACACCCTCTATGCCGCCAGCGCCCGTACCCTCAACGGCGCCCGCATCGTCGCCGGCCCGCATGACAAGATCACGGGCCTGGAACATTGCGACAAGGTGATCGACATCGACCAGTCGCCCATCGGCCGCACCCCGCGCTCCAACCCGGCCACCTATACCGGCGCCTTCACCAATATCCGCGACTGGTTCGCGGGCCTCCCCGAAGCGCAGGCGCGCGGCTACAAGCCGGGCCGCTTCTCCTTCAACGTCAAGGGCGGCCGCTGCGAAGCCTGTCAGGGCGACGGCGTGCTCAAGATCGAGATGCACTTCCTCCCCGACGTCTATGTCACCTGCGACGTCTGCCACGGCGCCCGCTACAACCGCGAGACGCTGGAGGTGAAGTTCAAGGGGATGAGCATCGCCGACGTCCTCGACATGACGGTCGAGGATGCGGTCGAATTCTTCAAGGCCGTGCCGCCGATCCGCGACAAGATGGCGATGCTGGCCGAAGTGGGCCTTGGCTATATCAAGGTCGGCCAGCAGGCGACGACCCTGTCGGGCGGCGAAGCCCAGCGCGTCAAGCTCGCCAAGGAATTGTCGCGCCGCGCCACCGGCAACACCCTCTATATCCTCGACGAACCCACCACCGGCCTGCATTTCGAGGATGTCCGCAAGCTGCTGGAAGTCCTCCACGCCCTGGTCGAACAGGGCAACAGCGTCGTGGTGATCGAGCATAATCTCGATGTCATCAAGACGGCGGATTATATTATCGACATGGGACCGGAGGGCGGCGTGAAAGGCGGCGAAGTCGTCGCGCAAGGCACGCCGGAGCAGGTGGTGAAGGAGAAGCGCAGCTTTACGGGGCAGTATCTCGCGCCGCTTTTGGCCCAACCGAAGACCGAGGCTGCAGAATAA
- a CDS encoding RelA/SpoT domain-containing protein gives MVNWVSPKFSKSRVNRAGKAIGEGAATAEDIEVMENWRASHAYVLNTFQATLRKRTKDSAAVVGTRLKRRPTIENKVRRFPDMQLSRMHDIAGCRIIFDTVEELLLFRNSLHNANFNHKRRGADNEEKWNYLVNPKPDGYRGIHEVYEYDVRSEGGKT, from the coding sequence ATGGTCAACTGGGTTTCTCCGAAATTTTCTAAGAGCCGGGTCAATCGCGCGGGTAAGGCGATTGGCGAGGGTGCCGCTACAGCAGAAGACATTGAAGTCATGGAAAATTGGCGTGCATCGCACGCTTATGTCCTCAATACCTTCCAAGCTACCCTTAGGAAAAGAACAAAAGATAGTGCGGCAGTCGTAGGGACGCGGCTGAAACGGCGGCCAACGATTGAGAACAAGGTTCGGCGATTTCCCGATATGCAACTTTCGAGAATGCATGATATCGCCGGATGCCGTATAATTTTTGATACTGTTGAAGAGCTATTATTATTCAGAAACAGTCTTCATAATGCAAATTTTAATCATAAGCGCCGTGGTGCCGATAACGAAGAAAAGTGGAATTATCTCGTGAACCCTAAGCCGGATGGATACCGTGGTATTCATGAGGTTTATGAGTATGATGTGCGATCAGAAGGTGGCAAGACATAG
- the relB gene encoding type II toxin-antitoxin system RelB family antitoxin, whose protein sequence is MTKLTPIESEFATTEEAAAYEAWFKAEVEASMADPRPGVPHDQVMAELRAIIDAKKARQD, encoded by the coding sequence ATGACCAAGCTCACCCCCATCGAGTCCGAATTTGCGACGACCGAGGAAGCCGCCGCCTATGAGGCTTGGTTCAAGGCGGAGGTTGAGGCCAGCATGGCCGATCCCCGGCCGGGCGTGCCGCACGATCAGGTGATGGCCGAATTGCGCGCGATCATCGACGCCAAGAAGGCCCGGCAGGACTGA
- a CDS encoding type II toxin-antitoxin system RelE/ParE family toxin, translating into MPHVIWREKAREDVRTIIDYISDRNPTAALRLTDLFAHVAEQLVYHPHMHRSGRVPDTREAIVTPNYILVYRISAEAIEILNVKHTRQQYP; encoded by the coding sequence ATGCCACACGTCATCTGGCGCGAGAAAGCGCGAGAAGACGTGCGCACTATCATCGACTATATTTCTGATCGCAATCCGACGGCTGCGCTGCGCCTGACCGACCTGTTCGCCCATGTCGCAGAACAATTGGTCTATCATCCCCATATGCACCGCAGCGGGCGCGTTCCCGACACGCGCGAAGCAATCGTCACGCCCAACTATATCCTCGTCTACCGGATCAGTGCCGAAGCGATCGAAATCCTGAACGTCAAGCACACCCGCCAGCAATATCCTTGA
- a CDS encoding cold-shock protein has translation MSSITGTVKFFNADKGYGFIEPDTGGQDAFVHISAVERAGLATLREKDRVTYDLEQDKRGKMAAVNIAHAE, from the coding sequence ATGAGCAGCATCACCGGAACCGTGAAGTTCTTCAACGCCGACAAGGGCTATGGCTTCATCGAGCCCGACACCGGCGGCCAGGACGCGTTCGTCCACATCAGCGCGGTCGAGCGCGCCGGCCTCGCCACCCTGCGCGAGAAGGACCGCGTCACCTATGACCTGGAGCAGGACAAGCGCGGCAAGATGGCCGCGGTGAACATCGCCCACGCCGAATAA
- a CDS encoding glycine zipper 2TM domain-containing protein, whose product MRTPIMALAALAMLPLGACASDNYGGGYGYDRPGGYNRPPGGRDRDRDRRPPRRHLGDNDQIYRDRDGRYYCKRDDGTTGTIVGAIAGGVLGNVIAPGGSKTLGTILGGAGGALAGRAIDKNDINCE is encoded by the coding sequence GTGCGTACCCCCATAATGGCGCTTGCCGCCCTTGCCATGCTCCCGCTCGGCGCCTGCGCCTCGGACAATTATGGCGGCGGCTATGGCTATGACCGCCCCGGCGGCTACAACCGTCCGCCCGGCGGCCGTGACCGCGACCGGGATCGCCGCCCGCCGCGCCGCCATCTCGGCGACAATGACCAGATCTACCGCGACCGCGACGGCCGCTATTATTGCAAGCGGGATGACGGCACCACCGGCACCATCGTCGGCGCCATCGCCGGTGGCGTGCTCGGCAATGTCATCGCTCCCGGCGGCTCCAAGACGCTCGGCACCATCCTGGGCGGCGCCGGCGGCGCCCTTGCCGGCCGGGCCATCGACAAGAACGACATCAACTGCGAATAG
- a CDS encoding electron transfer flavoprotein subunit alpha/FixB family protein, whose product MTKTLVWVEHEGGAVKDATLSAVTAAAKLGEVHLLVAGQGVDGVAAEAAKIAGVGKVHVADDAAFGHALPENVAPLIVELMGHHDAFVAPATSNGKNIAPRVAALLDVMQISDILSVESEDTFTRPIYAGNAIATVKSKDAKKVITVRGTAFEKAAKDGGSGAVEAVASTGDKGISAFVGAEIAKLERPELTSAKVIVSGGRALKDGPTFEEYIMPLADKLGAAVGASRAAVDAGYVPNDYQVGQTGKIVAPEVYIAVGISGAIQHLAGMKDSKTIVAINKDEDAPIFQVADIGLVGDLFKVVPELTGKL is encoded by the coding sequence ATGACGAAGACGCTCGTTTGGGTTGAACATGAGGGCGGCGCCGTCAAGGATGCGACCCTTTCCGCCGTGACCGCCGCCGCCAAGCTGGGCGAAGTCCATCTGCTGGTCGCAGGCCAGGGCGTCGACGGCGTGGCCGCCGAAGCCGCCAAGATCGCCGGCGTGGGCAAGGTCCATGTCGCCGACGACGCGGCCTTTGGCCATGCGCTGCCGGAGAATGTCGCGCCGCTGATCGTCGAGCTGATGGGCCATCATGATGCGTTCGTCGCGCCGGCCACCAGCAACGGCAAGAATATCGCGCCGCGCGTCGCCGCGCTGCTCGATGTCATGCAGATCAGCGATATCCTGTCGGTCGAGAGCGAAGATACCTTCACTCGCCCGATCTATGCCGGCAACGCGATCGCGACCGTCAAGTCGAAGGACGCCAAGAAGGTCATCACCGTTCGCGGCACCGCCTTTGAAAAGGCGGCCAAGGACGGCGGCAGCGGCGCGGTGGAAGCCGTGGCCTCGACCGGCGACAAGGGCATTTCCGCCTTCGTCGGCGCCGAGATCGCCAAGCTGGAACGGCCCGAGCTGACCAGCGCCAAGGTGATCGTGTCGGGTGGCCGCGCGCTGAAGGACGGTCCGACCTTCGAGGAATATATCATGCCGCTGGCCGACAAGCTGGGCGCGGCCGTGGGTGCCTCGCGCGCTGCGGTCGATGCGGGCTATGTCCCCAACGACTATCAGGTCGGCCAGACCGGCAAGATCGTCGCGCCGGAAGTCTATATCGCCGTCGGCATTTCTGGTGCGATCCAGCATCTGGCCGGCATGAAGGACAGCAAGACCATCGTCGCCATCAACAAGGATGAGGATGCGCCGATCTTCCAGGTGGCCGACATCGGCCTGGTCGGTGATCTGTTCAAGGTGGTGCCGGAACTGACCGGCAAGCTGTAA
- a CDS encoding electron transfer flavoprotein subunit beta/FixA family protein, whose product MKILVPVKRVIDYNVKPRVKADGTGVDLANVKMSMNPFDEIAVEEAIRLKEKGAATEVVAVSIGVAKAQETLRTALAMGADRAILIQTDDEVEPLGVAKLLAKVQEEEGAGLIILGKQAIDDDSNQTGQMLAALLNLPQGTFASKVEVEGDKVNVTREVDGGLETVKLNTPAIITTDLRLNEPRYASLPNIMKAKSKPLANKTPADYGVDIAARLETLKVSEPPKRSAGIKVADVDELVAKLKALGVAA is encoded by the coding sequence ATGAAGATCCTTGTTCCCGTGAAGCGGGTTATCGACTACAACGTAAAGCCGCGCGTGAAGGCGGATGGCACGGGCGTGGACCTGGCCAACGTCAAGATGAGCATGAACCCGTTCGACGAAATCGCCGTCGAGGAAGCCATTCGCCTGAAGGAAAAGGGCGCGGCGACCGAGGTCGTGGCGGTATCGATCGGCGTCGCCAAGGCGCAGGAAACGCTGCGCACCGCGCTGGCGATGGGCGCGGACCGCGCCATCCTGATCCAGACCGATGACGAAGTCGAACCGCTGGGCGTGGCCAAGCTGCTCGCCAAGGTGCAGGAAGAGGAAGGTGCTGGCCTGATCATCCTGGGCAAGCAGGCGATCGACGATGACAGCAACCAGACCGGCCAGATGCTCGCCGCGCTGCTGAACCTGCCGCAGGGCACGTTCGCCAGCAAGGTCGAGGTCGAGGGCGACAAGGTCAACGTCACCCGCGAAGTCGATGGCGGCCTGGAGACGGTGAAGCTCAACACCCCGGCGATCATCACCACTGACCTGCGCCTCAATGAGCCGCGCTATGCGTCGCTGCCCAACATCATGAAGGCCAAGTCCAAGCCGCTGGCGAACAAGACCCCGGCTGATTACGGCGTCGACATCGCCGCCCGTCTGGAGACGCTAAAGGTCTCCGAACCGCCCAAGCGCTCGGCCGGCATCAAGGTTGCCGATGTCGATGAACTGGTGGCCAAGCTCAAGGCTCTGGGAGTTGCAGCATGA
- the sucC gene encoding ADP-forming succinate--CoA ligase subunit beta: MNIHEYQAKELLAKYGAPIAAGHAAFTVEEAVEAAKKLPGPLYVVKSQIHAGGRGKGKFKELAPEAKGGVRLAFNLDEVKAHATDMLGNTLVTIQTGEAGKQVNRLYITDGADIAKEFYLALLVDRATSRIAFVVSTEGGMDIEEVAHSTPEKIHSFSVDPATGFQPHHGRAVAAALGLTGDLAKQASKVAASLYAAFLDTDAEQIEVNPLALTEQGNLLVLDAKVGFDGNAMFRHKDIAELRDLTEEDAAEVEASKYDLAYIKLDGNIGCMVNGAGLAMATMDIIKLNGEFPANFLDVGGGATTEKVTAAFKIILKDPAVKGILVNIFGGIMKCDIIANGIVEAAKEVNLSVPLVVRLEGTNVQQGKDILANSGLPIVPADDLGDAAKKIVAEVRKAA, from the coding sequence ATGAACATTCACGAATATCAGGCGAAGGAACTGCTCGCCAAGTATGGCGCGCCGATCGCCGCCGGTCACGCTGCCTTCACCGTCGAGGAAGCCGTCGAGGCCGCCAAGAAGCTGCCCGGGCCGCTCTATGTCGTGAAGTCGCAGATCCACGCTGGTGGCCGCGGCAAGGGCAAGTTCAAGGAACTGGCCCCCGAAGCCAAGGGCGGCGTCCGCCTCGCCTTCAACCTGGACGAGGTGAAGGCCCACGCCACCGACATGCTCGGCAACACGCTGGTCACCATCCAGACCGGCGAAGCGGGCAAGCAGGTCAATCGTCTGTACATCACCGACGGCGCCGACATTGCCAAGGAATTCTACCTGGCGTTGCTGGTCGATCGCGCCACCAGCCGCATCGCCTTCGTCGTGTCGACCGAAGGCGGCATGGACATTGAAGAGGTCGCCCACTCGACCCCCGAAAAGATCCACAGCTTCTCGGTCGATCCGGCCACCGGCTTCCAGCCGCACCACGGCCGCGCCGTTGCCGCTGCGCTCGGCCTGACCGGCGACCTCGCCAAGCAGGCTTCGAAGGTTGCCGCGTCGCTCTACGCCGCGTTCCTCGACACCGACGCCGAGCAGATCGAAGTCAACCCGCTGGCGCTGACCGAGCAGGGCAACCTCCTCGTCCTCGACGCCAAGGTCGGTTTCGACGGCAACGCCATGTTCCGTCACAAGGACATCGCCGAACTGCGCGACCTGACCGAGGAAGATGCTGCCGAAGTCGAAGCGTCGAAGTACGACCTCGCCTACATCAAGCTGGACGGCAACATCGGCTGCATGGTGAACGGCGCTGGCCTGGCCATGGCGACCATGGACATCATCAAGCTGAACGGCGAATTCCCCGCCAACTTCCTGGACGTGGGTGGCGGCGCCACCACCGAAAAGGTGACCGCAGCGTTCAAGATCATCCTGAAGGACCCGGCCGTTAAGGGCATTCTGGTCAACATCTTCGGCGGCATCATGAAGTGCGACATCATTGCCAATGGTATCGTCGAGGCTGCCAAGGAAGTGAACCTGTCGGTTCCGCTGGTTGTCCGCCTGGAAGGCACCAACGTCCAGCAGGGCAAGGACATTCTGGCCAATTCGGGTCTGCCGATCGTCCCCGCGGATGACCTGGGCGATGCGGCCAAGAAGATCGTGGCAGAAGTGAGGAAGGCGGCCTGA
- a CDS encoding low affinity iron permease family protein: MDRIFSALSARIASWTGQPLAFILAVGVVLIWGVTGPLFHYSDTWQLVINTGTTIVTFLMVFLIQNAQNRDGAAIQAKLDELIRSIETARNDFIGIEHLTEAELEKIKTILERECGADGPHQEVIDRLISRR, from the coding sequence ATGGATCGGATATTTTCCGCCCTGTCGGCACGGATCGCCAGTTGGACTGGCCAGCCGCTCGCCTTCATCCTGGCGGTCGGCGTGGTATTGATCTGGGGCGTGACCGGCCCGCTCTTTCATTATTCCGACACTTGGCAACTGGTGATCAATACCGGCACGACCATCGTAACCTTCCTGATGGTCTTCCTGATCCAGAATGCCCAGAACCGCGACGGCGCCGCGATCCAGGCCAAGCTCGACGAACTGATCCGTTCGATCGAGACCGCGCGCAACGATTTCATCGGCATCGAACATCTGACCGAAGCCGAACTGGAAAAGATCAAGACGATATTGGAACGGGAATGCGGTGCCGATGGCCCGCATCAGGAAGTGATCGATCGCCTGATTTCCCGTCGATAG
- the nhaA gene encoding Na+/H+ antiporter NhaA encodes MTERPVSAIRNFLKGEAGSGVLLMISAAIAMIMANLPGAAGHVYHDIFHMVTGPVLAPALGPMTIHLWVNDGLMAIFFLLVGLEIKREFVDGGLSTWERRRLPFIAAGAGMIAPALVYLAVTAGEPALARGWAIPAATDIAFAIGVLALLGSRAPASIKLFLTAVAIVDDMGAVAIIALAYSQGLDIMALAGAFVVLLVMFGMNRVGVRSLAPYLIGFLLLWYLMLLSGVHATIAGVLAAITIPVNRTPGAPDAVDSPLHRLEHLIHPWSAYLIVPLFGFANAGITLNGEAIGALLSPLPIGVALGLLLGKQLGVFGSIWLAQKLGIAARPSGATWVQIYGMALLCGIGFTMSLFIGALAFPGQPLLVEEAKIGILGGSLLSALCGYAVLRFAPAPRSVERGAG; translated from the coding sequence GTGACCGAACGGCCCGTGTCCGCCATCAGGAATTTCCTGAAGGGAGAAGCAGGCAGTGGCGTCTTGCTGATGATTTCGGCCGCGATCGCAATGATCATGGCGAATCTTCCGGGTGCTGCCGGCCATGTCTATCATGACATCTTCCATATGGTGACGGGGCCGGTGCTTGCTCCTGCGCTCGGTCCCATGACGATCCATTTGTGGGTCAATGACGGACTGATGGCGATCTTCTTCCTGCTCGTCGGGCTGGAGATCAAACGTGAGTTCGTCGATGGCGGCCTGTCCACCTGGGAGAGGCGGCGCCTGCCTTTCATCGCGGCGGGGGCGGGCATGATCGCGCCGGCGCTGGTCTATCTGGCCGTTACGGCTGGGGAACCGGCCCTGGCGCGCGGCTGGGCGATCCCGGCGGCCACCGATATTGCCTTTGCGATCGGGGTTCTGGCGCTGCTGGGATCGCGGGCGCCCGCATCGATCAAACTGTTCCTGACGGCGGTCGCGATCGTCGACGACATGGGCGCGGTGGCGATCATTGCGCTGGCCTATAGCCAGGGGCTGGATATCATGGCTTTGGCCGGCGCCTTTGTCGTCCTGCTGGTCATGTTCGGGATGAACCGTGTCGGTGTGCGATCCTTGGCACCTTATCTCATCGGCTTCCTGCTGCTCTGGTATCTGATGCTGCTGTCGGGCGTACATGCCACGATCGCGGGCGTGCTCGCCGCCATCACCATCCCGGTCAATCGCACGCCGGGTGCGCCGGATGCGGTGGACAGTCCGCTCCATCGCCTGGAACATCTGATCCATCCCTGGAGCGCCTATCTGATCGTGCCGCTCTTCGGCTTTGCCAATGCCGGCATCACGCTCAATGGCGAAGCGATCGGCGCTCTGCTCAGTCCCTTGCCGATCGGCGTGGCGCTGGGGCTGCTGCTTGGCAAGCAACTGGGCGTGTTCGGTAGCATCTGGCTGGCGCAGAAACTGGGCATCGCGGCGCGGCCTTCGGGGGCGACCTGGGTGCAGATTTACGGCATGGCGCTGTTGTGCGGCATTGGCTTCACCATGAGCCTGTTCATTGGCGCGCTCGCCTTTCCGGGGCAGCCATTGCTGGTCGAGGAGGCCAAGATCGGCATCCTTGGCGGATCCTTGCTGTCCGCGCTGTGCGGTTATGCGGTGCTGCGTTTTGCACCAGCGCCGCGTTCGGTCGAGCGGGGCGCAGGGTGA